One segment of Patescibacteria group bacterium DNA contains the following:
- a CDS encoding pilin, producing MRILLTLQSFVLTALIFASQVQAQADDVSKVQNFMTNIIEILVTLAGILAALFFVWGGVGYITSTGNPENLEKSKKTIFYSAIGLAVTLGAYVLVNIVTQTAQSAFGQ from the coding sequence ATGAGAATCTTGTTGACGCTGCAATCTTTCGTTTTAACTGCTTTAATTTTTGCTTCCCAAGTTCAGGCCCAAGCTGACGACGTTTCCAAAGTCCAAAATTTCATGACCAACATTATCGAAATCTTGGTCACTCTGGCCGGGATCCTGGCCGCTCTTTTCTTTGTCTGGGGCGGGGTCGGTTACATTACCAGCACCGGTAACCCTGAGAATTTGGAAAAATCAAAAAAGACGATTTTTTATTCGGCGATCGGCTTGGCCGTTACCTTGGGAGCTTATGTTCTGGTTAATATTGTCACCCAGACGGCGCAAAGCGCCTTTGGTCAATAA